From Mycobacteriales bacterium:
GAAGGTCCTTCCCGGTACCGCCCTCGCCGTCATCGTGTGGCTCGTCGCCTCGGCCGGATTCGCGTTTTTCGTGGCCAACTTCGGCTCATATAACAAGACCTACGGCGCGCTCGGTGGCGTGATCGTCTTCCTGGTCTGGCTGTGGCTGACCAATCTGGCGATCCTCTTCGGCGCCGAGCTCAACGCCGAGCTGGAACGCAGCCGGCAACTCGACCGCGGCGAGCCCGGTGCCGAGCGTGAGCTCCAGATCGAGGAACGCATCCCGCCTAGCCGCGAGAAACGATCTCGCACCGCCTAGCAGTGCCCTGACATCAAGATAAGGAGAATCATGGCAGCAGTCAGCACCGTCGAGCGACCCTCCGCCGCGTCGGACACGTCCTCCGCCCTCCGCAACCTGTCCGAATCGGCCCTCGGCTACGCGACCGAAAAAGCTTCGCAGAAGATCGATAGCTGGAGCGGCCAGGTCGACGAGGCTGTGGCGTCCGGTGGCGTCACTGAAGGGGCCGGCTATGAAAGCATCAAAGCCCTTCTCGGAGGCCGAAATCCGGTGCTTGCCGCGATCCGCGGAGGGTGGCGGGGCGCGAGCGTCAAGCAGCGGGCCGCTGCGATTCTCTCGCTGGTGCTCGCGCTCGCGCTCGCACCGGTCACGCTTCTCCTGCTCACCCTCGGCGTGATTGTGGCTAGTCTCGTCGCAGCAGTCCGGGCCGCCGCAGGCTAACATCG
This genomic window contains:
- a CDS encoding YihY/virulence factor BrkB family protein, whose product is YEVEEGRGFIKLRPLQLVVTLVLVLLLAVVLLALALTGPIAGKVGSAIGAGSAAVTAWNIAKWPVLLLVVIAMIAVLYCAAPNAKLGGFKKVLPGTALAVIVWLVASAGFAFFVANFGSYNKTYGALGGVIVFLVWLWLTNLAILFGAELNAELERSRQLDRGEPGAERELQIEERIPPSREKRSRTA